Proteins encoded in a region of the Gemmatimonadota bacterium genome:
- a CDS encoding GDP-mannose 4,6-dehydratase codes for EITRFHPRSPYGISKVAGFDLTRNYREAYGLYAASGILFNHESPRRGFEFVTRKITSHVARIKLGQIGHLSLGNLDAKRDWGHAREYVKAMWIMLQQDAPDDYVIATGETHSVREFCEIAFSHVGLDYREHVQIDPRFLRPAEVDLLIGDCTKAKDKLNWTYDIDFEDLVKEMVDADLGLFSRNS; via the coding sequence GGAAATCACGCGCTTTCATCCGCGCTCGCCCTACGGCATCTCCAAAGTCGCGGGATTTGACCTCACCCGCAACTATCGAGAAGCCTATGGCCTGTACGCCGCCAGCGGCATCTTGTTCAACCACGAATCCCCTCGTCGGGGATTTGAATTTGTCACCCGCAAAATCACCTCCCACGTCGCGCGCATCAAACTCGGACAAATCGGCCATCTCTCGCTCGGCAACCTCGACGCCAAACGCGACTGGGGACACGCCCGCGAATACGTCAAAGCCATGTGGATCATGCTCCAACAAGACGCGCCCGACGACTATGTCATCGCAACCGGTGAGACCCATTCGGTGCGCGAATTTTGCGAAATCGCCTTCTCACACGTCGGCCTCGACTATCGGGAACACGTGCAGATCGATCCGCGATTCTTGCGCCCGGCCGAAGTCGATCTGCTCATCGGCGATTGCACCAAAGCCAAAGACAAACTCAACTGGACTTACGACATAGACTTTGAAGACCTCGTAAAAGAAATGGTTGACGCAGACCTCGGATTATTCTCAAGAAATTCATAA
- a CDS encoding zinc-binding dehydrogenase, with amino-acid sequence MSRIGRAAVMSGEKFEIREYPVPDPEPGSILLKQELAGICGTDLHNWEYQRLRGEIILGHENVGIIDSLGSGVETDYLGNPIAPGDRVLFAPGTNRGAYGFIQAEEAPYLRGGFGEYIYLWNPDTVVLKTDMPAEVAVITEPFTIGVHGAMRSGLQFGDTVVVQGSGAIGLLTLVAAKVSGAGRLIMVGGPKGRLELAEQLGADLTIDIADIPDPEERTKIVRENTPRGEGADVVFECAGFLPAIPEGVTFLRHSGTYVAMGHFVDVGSFDCNPNQMFMRRNMRLEAVWASKPEHFVRALPILERNEYAFADLVSHTIPIDRVAEGFNALHSGYHLDGKDTIKIAVKGGLV; translated from the coding sequence ATGTCTCGTATCGGACGCGCCGCAGTGATGAGCGGCGAAAAATTTGAAATACGCGAATATCCCGTTCCCGATCCAGAACCGGGATCGATTCTGCTCAAACAAGAACTCGCCGGCATCTGCGGCACAGACCTGCACAACTGGGAATATCAGCGATTGCGGGGTGAGATCATTCTCGGCCACGAAAATGTCGGCATCATCGACAGCCTGGGATCCGGTGTAGAAACCGATTATCTGGGCAATCCCATCGCGCCCGGTGATCGGGTCCTCTTCGCACCCGGCACAAATCGCGGAGCGTACGGTTTTATACAAGCCGAAGAAGCCCCCTATTTGCGGGGTGGTTTTGGCGAATACATCTACCTGTGGAATCCCGATACAGTCGTGCTCAAAACCGATATGCCCGCCGAAGTTGCGGTCATCACCGAGCCTTTTACCATTGGCGTACACGGCGCAATGCGTTCCGGCTTGCAATTTGGCGACACCGTCGTCGTACAGGGATCGGGAGCCATTGGCCTGCTCACACTCGTCGCCGCCAAAGTCAGCGGGGCGGGACGGCTCATCATGGTCGGCGGACCCAAAGGACGTCTGGAACTGGCAGAGCAACTCGGCGCAGACCTCACCATCGACATCGCCGACATACCCGATCCCGAAGAACGCACAAAAATTGTGCGCGAAAACACGCCCCGAGGCGAAGGCGCCGACGTCGTCTTTGAATGCGCGGGATTTTTGCCCGCCATTCCCGAAGGCGTCACATTCCTGCGACACAGCGGCACCTATGTCGCCATGGGCCATTTTGTCGATGTGGGATCTTTTGACTGCAATCCCAACCAGATGTTTATGCGCCGCAACATGCGCCTCGAAGCCGTATGGGCAAGCAAGCCCGAACACTTTGTCCGCGCACTCCCCATCCTCGAGCGAAACGAATACGCCTTTGCCGACCTCGTCAGCCACACCATACCCATTGACCGCGTAGCCGAAGGATTCAACGCCCTGCACAGCGGATACCATCTCGACGGCAAAGACACAATTAAAATTGCAGTTAAAGGCGGGTTGGTATAA
- a CDS encoding GDP-mannose 4,6-dehydratase, with protein MAKKALITGITGQDGSYLAELLLDKGYEVHGIVRRVALEDPEHRLGRITHLQHKVELHPASLESFPSIYNVVRIIRPDECYHLAAQSFVDTSFKDAFSTLNININGTHYVLEALNELVPECRFYFAGSSEMFGKAEEVP; from the coding sequence ATGGCAAAAAAGGCATTGATCACCGGCATCACCGGACAAGACGGTTCTTATCTGGCAGAACTTCTGCTCGATAAGGGCTACGAAGTACACGGCATTGTCAGGCGCGTGGCTCTCGAAGACCCCGAACACCGGCTCGGACGCATCACCCACTTGCAGCACAAAGTGGAACTCCATCCCGCATCGCTCGAAAGCTTTCCCAGCATCTACAATGTCGTGCGCATCATTCGACCCGACGAATGTTACCACCTCGCAGCGCAAAGCTTTGTCGATACCTCTTTCAAAGACGCATTCTCAACACTCAATATCAACATCAATGGCACGCACTATGTCCTCGAAGCCCTCAATGAACTCGTGCCCGAATGTCGATTCTACTTTGCCGGATCAAGCGAAATGTTTGGCAAAGCCGAAGAAGTGCCC